A window of Tripterygium wilfordii isolate XIE 37 chromosome 7, ASM1340144v1, whole genome shotgun sequence contains these coding sequences:
- the LOC120001683 gene encoding L-ascorbate oxidase-like, with protein MALSFGFMRGLIVCFVLLCLFQVSFGAKTRHYKWEVEYKFWSPDCVENPVMTINGKFPGPMIRAKAGDTIHVELTNKLHTEGVVIHWHGIRQFGTPWADGTASISQCAINAGETFIYRFKVDKAGTYFYHGHYGMQRSAGLYGSLIVDVAGGEKEPFHYDGEFNLLLSDWWHQSAHEQEIGLSSIPFRWIGEPQTLLMNGRGQYNCSLAAPFSSNYSSLGKCTLRGGEQCAPHILHALPNKTYRLRIASTTALASLNLAIGNHKMVVVEADGNYLQPFEVEDLDIYSGESYSVLVRTNQDPTQNYWVSIGVRGREPKTPQGLTLLNYLPNSASKLPLTAPPVTPKWDDYDHSKSFSNKILALMGSPKPPANYDHRIMLLNTQNRINGYTKWAINNVSLVLPFTPYLGSIKYGLKHAFDNNPPPENFSSNYDVMKPPINPNSTHGNAVYMLNLSSTTDVILQNANALSDNVSEIHPWHLHGHDFWVLGYGEGKFRDGHDEKKFNLKNPPLRNTAVIFPYGWTALRFVTDNPGVWAFHCHIEPHLHMGMGVVFAEGVHRVGNIPNQALACGLTGKKFMKKN; from the exons ATGGCTCTCTCTTTTGGGTTCATGAGAGGTCTAATTGTGTGTTTTGTTTTGCTGTGTTTGTTTCAAGTTTCCTTTGGTGCTAAAACTAGGCATTACAAATGGGAGGTAGAGTACAAGTTTTGGTCACCGGATTGTGTAGAGAATCCGGTGATGACCATCAACGGCAAGTTTCCCGGGCCGATGATCCGAGCCAAGGCCGGAGACACCATTCATGTGGAACTTACTAACAAACTTCACACTGAAGGTGTTGTCATCCATTGGCATGGAATCAGACAG TTTGGAACACCATGGGCAGATGGGACTGCATCTATATCCCAGTGTGCTATTAACGCTGGTGAAACCTTCATTTACAGGTTCAAGGTTGataag GCAGGAACATATTTCTATCATGGACACTATGGAATGCAAAGATCAGCTGGATTGTACGGGTCTCTGATTGTCGACGTGGCAGGAGGAGAGAAGGAGCCATTCCACTATGATGGGGAGTTCAACTTGCTATTAAGCGATTGGTGGCACCAGAGTGCTCATGAGCAAGAGATTGGTCTCTCCTCCATTccatttcgctggattggtgaACCCCAG ACCCTACTAATGAATGGAAGAGGACAGTATAACTGCTCCCTGGCAGCGCCTTTTAGCAGCAATTACTCCTCCCTGGGCAAGTGCACGTTAAGGGGAGGTGAACAGTGCGCACCACACATTCTTCATGCACTTCCAAACAAGACATACAGACTCAGAATTGCCAGCACCACTGCCTTAGCTTCCCTCAACTTGGCCATTGGA AATCAcaagatggtggtggtggaagctGATGGAAATTATCTCCAACCCTTTGAAGTTGAGGACTTGGACATCTATTCTGGTGAGAGCTATTCAGTCCTTGTAAGAACGAATCAAGACCCAACCCAAAACTACTGGGTCTCGATTGGGGTTAGAGGAAGAGAACCCAAGACCCCTCAAGGCCTAACCTTGCTAAACTACCTTCCAAACTCAGCTTCAAAACTCCCTCTCACTGCCCCTCCAGTGACACCAAAATGGGATGATTATGACCACAGCAAGTCATTCTCTAACAAAATATTAGCCCTAATGGGATCCCCAAAACCGCCCGCAAATTACGATCACAGAATCATGCTGCTCAACACCCAAAACAGGATCAATGGATACACAAAATGGGCTATCAACAATGTTTCTTTAGTTTTACCCTTCACGCCTTACTTGGGTTCAATCAAGTATGGTCTAAAACATGCTTTTGACAATAATCCCCCACCAGAGAACTTCTCAAGCAACTATGATGTGATGAAGCCACCAATTAACCCAAACTCCACACATGGAAATGCAGTTTACATGCTCAATCTGAGCAGCACAACTGATGTCATACTACAAAATGCTAATGCATTGAGTGACAATGTTAGTGAGATCCACCCATGGCACTTACATGGGCATGATTTCTGGGTGTTGGGTTATGGAGAAGGCAAGTTCAGAGATGGTCATGATGAGAAGAAATTCAATTTGAAGAATCCACCATTGAGAAACACTGCAGTGATATTCCCTTATGGTTGGACTGCTTTGAGGTTTGTGACTGATAATCCAGGAGTTTGGGCTTTTCATTGCCACATTGAGCCTCATTTGCATATGGGGATGGGTGTTGTTTTTGCTGAAGGGGTGCACAGAGTGGGTAATATACCTAATCAGGCTCTTGCTTGTGGGTTGACTGGGAAGAAGTTCATGAAGAAAAACTAA